TGCACGAAAACAGATCCTTTGCCGAGTTTGGTTTGTCCCGATCCCAAGTTTTTGAAGAACTGGAGAAACTGAGAACAACAGAATCGTATCTTACTCTTATTCAGGCCAAGAAGGGTTTTGCCTACTATAGGCCGTTGTTTCTCCCTTTTCATCCAAGATTGCAAATTTTACTTGTTGTTTTTATTGATGAAACAGCCCACATTAAAAAAGAGCTTGTTTTTGAGCGTTTTTCTCAAATAATTGAAGAAATGATCCATTTTTCTGATGATCTTCTCTCGCGGCTCTCAGGAGATATAGAAGAAATTTTTGAAAACCATAATCTCTCCGAGAGAGAAAGAAAAATTGTGGAATTGATCCAGCAAGGCATGTCTAACGAGGAAATTGCAGCACATCTTTATATTTCTGTGGACACGGTGAAAAAAAGTGTTTCACAACTCTATAGGAAGTTTGATGTCAACAATCGACTTGAGCTTCTTCAGCGAATTTATCTCCCTCAGCGACATAGAATACCCCCAAAGGGGTAAAAATCCCCTCAAGTGCTCTATTTTTACCCATTAGTGGTATTAACTCTCTCCAGATTGCAAATTTTACTTGTTGTTTTATTGATGAAACAGCCACATTAAAAAGAGCTTGTTTTGAGCGTTTTCTCAAATAATTGAAGAAATGATCCATTTTTCTGATGATCTTCTCTCGGGCTCTCAGGATATGAAGAAATTTTGAAAACCATAATCTCCCGAGGAGAAAGAAAAATTGTGGAATTGATCCAGGCATGTCTAACGAGGAAATTGCAGCACATCTTTATATTTCTGTGGACACGGTGAAAAAAAGTGTTTCACAACTCTATAGGAAGTTTGATGTCAACAATCGACTTGAGCTTCTTCAGCGAATTTATCTCCCTCAGCGACATAGA
This sequence is a window from Thermospira aquatica. Protein-coding genes within it:
- a CDS encoding response regulator transcription factor — translated: MSNEEIAAHLYISVDTVKKSVSQLYRKFDVNNRLELLQRIYLPQRHRIPPKG